The following proteins are encoded in a genomic region of Cervus elaphus chromosome 15, mCerEla1.1, whole genome shotgun sequence:
- the ZNF32 gene encoding zinc finger protein 32 isoform X2 translates to MFGFPTATLLDCHGRYAQNVAFFNVMTEAHQKYDHSEATGSSSWDFQNSFRREKLEQKSPDSKTLQEDPPGVRQRVYECQECGKSFRQKGSLTLHERIHTGQKPFECTHCGKSFRAKGNLVTHQRIHTGEKPYQCKECGKSFSQRGSLAVHERLHTGQKPYECAICQRSFRNQSNLAVHRRVHSGEKPYRCDQCGKAFSQKGSLIVHIRVHTGLKPYACAQCRKSFHTRGNCVLHGKIHTGETPYLCGQCGKSFTQRGSLAVHQRSCSQRLTL, encoded by the exons ATGTTTGGATTTCCAACAGCTACCCTGCTGGACTGTCATGGAAGATATGCCCAGAATGTAGCCTTTTTCA ATGTGATGACAGAAGCCCACCAAAAATATGATCACTCTGAGGCCACAGGATCCTCAAGCTGGGATTTCCAGAATTCTTTCAGAAGAGAGAAGCTGGAACAAAAATCCCCAGATTCTAAGACACTACAGGAAGATCCACCTGGAGTGAGACAGAGGGTCTATGAGTGCCAGgaatgtggaaaatccttcaggCAGAAGGGTAGTCTAACATTACATGAGAGAATCCACACTGGTCAGAAGCCCTTTGAGTGTACCCATTGTGGAAAAAGCTTTAGGGCCAAAGGCAATCTTGTTACACATCAACGAATacacacaggagagaagccctatCAGTGCAAGGAGTGTGGGAAAAGCTTTAGTCAACGAGGTAGTCTGGCCGTTCACGAAAGACTCCACACGGGACAGAAACCCTATGAGTGTGCTATTTGTCAGAGAAGCTTCAGGAATCAAAGTAACCTTGCTGTTCACAGAAGAGTTCATAGTGGTGAGAAGCCCTATAGATGTGATCAGTGTGGAAAAGCCTTCAGTCAGAAAGGAAGCTTAATTGTTCATATCAGAGTCCACACAGGCCTGAAACCCTATGCCTGTGCACAATGCAGGAAGAGTTTCCACACCAGGGGGAACTGTGTTCTGCATGGCAAAATCCACACAGGAGAAACACCCTATCTGTGTGGCCAGTGTGGGAAAAGCTTCACTCAGAGAGGGAGTCTGGCTGTGCACCAGCGAAGCTGCTCACAAAGGCTCACCTTGTAA
- the ZNF32 gene encoding zinc finger protein 32 isoform X1: MFGFPTATLLDCHGRYAQNVAFFTYWCILHDFPLILPDVMTEAHQKYDHSEATGSSSWDFQNSFRREKLEQKSPDSKTLQEDPPGVRQRVYECQECGKSFRQKGSLTLHERIHTGQKPFECTHCGKSFRAKGNLVTHQRIHTGEKPYQCKECGKSFSQRGSLAVHERLHTGQKPYECAICQRSFRNQSNLAVHRRVHSGEKPYRCDQCGKAFSQKGSLIVHIRVHTGLKPYACAQCRKSFHTRGNCVLHGKIHTGETPYLCGQCGKSFTQRGSLAVHQRSCSQRLTL; the protein is encoded by the exons ATGTTTGGATTTCCAACAGCTACCCTGCTGGACTGTCATGGAAGATATGCCCAGAATGTAGCCTTTTTCA CATATTGGTGCATCTTACATGACTTCCCTCTCATTTTACCAGATGTGATGACAGAAGCCCACCAAAAATATGATCACTCTGAGGCCACAGGATCCTCAAGCTGGGATTTCCAGAATTCTTTCAGAAGAGAGAAGCTGGAACAAAAATCCCCAGATTCTAAGACACTACAGGAAGATCCACCTGGAGTGAGACAGAGGGTCTATGAGTGCCAGgaatgtggaaaatccttcaggCAGAAGGGTAGTCTAACATTACATGAGAGAATCCACACTGGTCAGAAGCCCTTTGAGTGTACCCATTGTGGAAAAAGCTTTAGGGCCAAAGGCAATCTTGTTACACATCAACGAATacacacaggagagaagccctatCAGTGCAAGGAGTGTGGGAAAAGCTTTAGTCAACGAGGTAGTCTGGCCGTTCACGAAAGACTCCACACGGGACAGAAACCCTATGAGTGTGCTATTTGTCAGAGAAGCTTCAGGAATCAAAGTAACCTTGCTGTTCACAGAAGAGTTCATAGTGGTGAGAAGCCCTATAGATGTGATCAGTGTGGAAAAGCCTTCAGTCAGAAAGGAAGCTTAATTGTTCATATCAGAGTCCACACAGGCCTGAAACCCTATGCCTGTGCACAATGCAGGAAGAGTTTCCACACCAGGGGGAACTGTGTTCTGCATGGCAAAATCCACACAGGAGAAACACCCTATCTGTGTGGCCAGTGTGGGAAAAGCTTCACTCAGAGAGGGAGTCTGGCTGTGCACCAGCGAAGCTGCTCACAAAGGCTCACCTTGTAA
- the ZNF32 gene encoding zinc finger protein 32 isoform X4: protein MSNDVMTEAHQKYDHSEATGSSSWDFQNSFRREKLEQKSPDSKTLQEDPPGVRQRVYECQECGKSFRQKGSLTLHERIHTGQKPFECTHCGKSFRAKGNLVTHQRIHTGEKPYQCKECGKSFSQRGSLAVHERLHTGQKPYECAICQRSFRNQSNLAVHRRVHSGEKPYRCDQCGKAFSQKGSLIVHIRVHTGLKPYACAQCRKSFHTRGNCVLHGKIHTGETPYLCGQCGKSFTQRGSLAVHQRSCSQRLTL from the exons ATGAGCAATG ATGTGATGACAGAAGCCCACCAAAAATATGATCACTCTGAGGCCACAGGATCCTCAAGCTGGGATTTCCAGAATTCTTTCAGAAGAGAGAAGCTGGAACAAAAATCCCCAGATTCTAAGACACTACAGGAAGATCCACCTGGAGTGAGACAGAGGGTCTATGAGTGCCAGgaatgtggaaaatccttcaggCAGAAGGGTAGTCTAACATTACATGAGAGAATCCACACTGGTCAGAAGCCCTTTGAGTGTACCCATTGTGGAAAAAGCTTTAGGGCCAAAGGCAATCTTGTTACACATCAACGAATacacacaggagagaagccctatCAGTGCAAGGAGTGTGGGAAAAGCTTTAGTCAACGAGGTAGTCTGGCCGTTCACGAAAGACTCCACACGGGACAGAAACCCTATGAGTGTGCTATTTGTCAGAGAAGCTTCAGGAATCAAAGTAACCTTGCTGTTCACAGAAGAGTTCATAGTGGTGAGAAGCCCTATAGATGTGATCAGTGTGGAAAAGCCTTCAGTCAGAAAGGAAGCTTAATTGTTCATATCAGAGTCCACACAGGCCTGAAACCCTATGCCTGTGCACAATGCAGGAAGAGTTTCCACACCAGGGGGAACTGTGTTCTGCATGGCAAAATCCACACAGGAGAAACACCCTATCTGTGTGGCCAGTGTGGGAAAAGCTTCACTCAGAGAGGGAGTCTGGCTGTGCACCAGCGAAGCTGCTCACAAAGGCTCACCTTGTAA
- the ZNF32 gene encoding zinc finger protein 32 isoform X3 yields MSNAYWCILHDFPLILPDVMTEAHQKYDHSEATGSSSWDFQNSFRREKLEQKSPDSKTLQEDPPGVRQRVYECQECGKSFRQKGSLTLHERIHTGQKPFECTHCGKSFRAKGNLVTHQRIHTGEKPYQCKECGKSFSQRGSLAVHERLHTGQKPYECAICQRSFRNQSNLAVHRRVHSGEKPYRCDQCGKAFSQKGSLIVHIRVHTGLKPYACAQCRKSFHTRGNCVLHGKIHTGETPYLCGQCGKSFTQRGSLAVHQRSCSQRLTL; encoded by the exons ATGAGCAATG CATATTGGTGCATCTTACATGACTTCCCTCTCATTTTACCAGATGTGATGACAGAAGCCCACCAAAAATATGATCACTCTGAGGCCACAGGATCCTCAAGCTGGGATTTCCAGAATTCTTTCAGAAGAGAGAAGCTGGAACAAAAATCCCCAGATTCTAAGACACTACAGGAAGATCCACCTGGAGTGAGACAGAGGGTCTATGAGTGCCAGgaatgtggaaaatccttcaggCAGAAGGGTAGTCTAACATTACATGAGAGAATCCACACTGGTCAGAAGCCCTTTGAGTGTACCCATTGTGGAAAAAGCTTTAGGGCCAAAGGCAATCTTGTTACACATCAACGAATacacacaggagagaagccctatCAGTGCAAGGAGTGTGGGAAAAGCTTTAGTCAACGAGGTAGTCTGGCCGTTCACGAAAGACTCCACACGGGACAGAAACCCTATGAGTGTGCTATTTGTCAGAGAAGCTTCAGGAATCAAAGTAACCTTGCTGTTCACAGAAGAGTTCATAGTGGTGAGAAGCCCTATAGATGTGATCAGTGTGGAAAAGCCTTCAGTCAGAAAGGAAGCTTAATTGTTCATATCAGAGTCCACACAGGCCTGAAACCCTATGCCTGTGCACAATGCAGGAAGAGTTTCCACACCAGGGGGAACTGTGTTCTGCATGGCAAAATCCACACAGGAGAAACACCCTATCTGTGTGGCCAGTGTGGGAAAAGCTTCACTCAGAGAGGGAGTCTGGCTGTGCACCAGCGAAGCTGCTCACAAAGGCTCACCTTGTAA